Genomic window (Oryzias latipes chromosome 17, ASM223467v1):
ACAAAATCATCCCTAGTCTGGTAGTCGAAATTATCGGTGAAGAGCTCAGCAACCTACAAAAATATAGGGAGAAGCGCATTAAAATACAATaacaaagattttatttttctatttttgtagcAAAGCTGACCTGTGGAGAGCAGATGCTGATGTGACAGTCCAGGAGGTCATGTCTGATTTCAAACTCATCAGTTCCACAATGAAAAATGTTCTGCAGAACACCAACAGTGTTTAATTAGTCAAATCCTTAAAAGGAGAAAGAGCAATAAGCTAACCGTGAAACCAGAGTTTACCATGGGAAACTGCAGCTTCCTTAAGCCTTGTGTCTTCTGGTAGTGTAAAATCTGCTGACTCTTACTGTCCACAGCTACAATGACATCATCTTCCTCACAGCGGGATCTGTGACCCGGAGACGACTCCTTAAACATCATGGTCATCACAGAGATGTTCTTCTCCATCTTTCGCCGTTGCCTGACGAGAACAAAATGCTGAAGAGAAAAAATCTGCAGAGAATCCAAAGGGGAGCGTTCTCTGAGGGGATCTACCTGTGCTCCTGCAGCGCCTGACTCATGTCGATGTTGGACACCACGTCTCCATAAACCAACACAAAGTCAGATCGCACCAGGGACTTGGCGTCGACATCCCTGAGGACATCCCCAAGGGAGCGGTACAGTTCTGAGGTGATGATGTGGACTGTGTTTGAGGAGGTGGGTCGACACCACTTTGATTTCCTGTAGGAGAGTGGAAGGttcaaacaaagagaaaagacaTCCCTAACACTGACGGAAGCTATCCAACTCACAGTAAATGCTCCTTGATTTTGCTGGCCATCCAGCAGCAGAACACAAAGGTCTCCTGGACTCCAGTGGAGGTCAGGAACTCCAGGGTGTAGTCGATCATGGCAACATTACCGAGCGGCAGCAAAGCCTGGCATCAACAATCACAATCTGTCagcaaagcttttaaaatgtcgAACGTCAATCTCAACATGTCCCATCAAGATATATTTAAAGAACATTACAAAATAGCGCTTTAATAGTTCGGGAAACACTTGATAACATGTGCAGCTCTTGTCAATTCCGAGCATGGACATTATAGCCTCCATTAGCATCCCGGGTTGTCTTAGCTCGCTGCTTACCCGCGGCTGGTCTTTGGTTACCGGGAAAAACCTCCGGTTGAAGCTGTCAGCCACTAAAACGGCTTGCAACGGTTGTTCCTCGTCTTCCTGCTCACCTGCGCCTTTCCTACCCGACATACCCGAGCGGCTCTGTTTTCCTCCTCTAGCAGCCATGTTTCACAACCTGTCGTCACAAACCACTACGGCGAGCACCAAGAGGCAATTTTAGTCAGTGGTCCGCGCTCCGCGCCTCATCTTTTTGGatacttttatatatatatatacagcttacacacacatatacacacacataactGTAACTGCAAACTGTTTATATATTAcagtttcaaaaaatatttatatatatatatatatatatatatatatatatatatatatatatatatatatatatatatatatatatatatatatatatatatatatatatatatatatatatatatatatatgtgtgttttgCAAATCGCAACATTGATTGAAcgttaataataaaaaaaattgaatcttatttactttttcttatggtataaacaaaaaaatcatagatGAATGTaaaattgtttgcatttttctatttactGTAATGTATGTTTTGTTACGCAAATGCCATTCCATGGCATCCTCATAGTTAATGTTTCCTTGTCCTGTGTGTTTTGGACAATAAAGTATGTTTGATTTCAAGTACTGGTGACCAAAATTCCTTTCTAAAAATCACAAAGACTTTTGCCAGACATAAACAGAAATTATTTGGgagattacattttttattagactacatatatatgttttgatgtaaaactaaaaataacccaaaaacaACATAACACGCCTAATTTTCTTGCATTTGAGGCCTTTGGTGAAACAATAGCCTACTTTATTgtcatctgaattttttttttaaagatgaagagTTGTATCcccttatataaaaaaaaaatgatacaggCAGAAAGTTTTTACCgcaatcatttatttatatttcaaaCATTCTTTAGCATCCACTTAGTTTAAGGtaaatttaagtgttttatagaacttcaaattcatttgcaaaataaaaaactaataaCAGTACACTGAAAAgtgtacaaaaaaatgtaaaaaagaaataggCAGATGGTGCCGCGTATCAAAACAGAACcatcaaaacagagaaaaagtttCAGGTTGGGTTTTGAAGCGTGAATAAATTTGGCCAAAATTTGCATTCcataaatgtgtagcattgtaGTTAAACTTAAGTCACAATATTCATGTTGCTGAAATATACTTAGATGTAAACGAAAGCTTTAGGAAATACTGATTActgaattgaagaaaaaaagtttgagaaaacaaaaaaagaataaatgcaaGGTTTGGTGAAATTTGAAATTTATACCCAattttttgtaagtttttttccaattctttTCACCTTATTGAATTGTGAGTACATCGAAACAAATAGATTTGAAATGTATTGATTTATTTGACAAtttataatttcattttttccgccagttttttattttcatatctaCTCCTTGCACTTTCATTTCcttcatttgacctttttttttttatcattttcaccCATCATAGTTTTCAGCGTCAACAATAACAATCATCGTTTTATAATAAGTCACTGTTCATAAACGAGAGAAAAGTGCAAGTGAGAGAACATCATAAACAACTTTTGATCCTTttgcagacataaaaaaacatcaggcTTCTGCCTCACATAAGTTTAGACAAAAGCCTTCATTCGATGCTCTGCCAAAGCTCAGCAATCTTCTATGATGCTCTCAGTGCCTCACTCTTCTCATATGACTAAAGATGTTTGGTAATCTTCTTGGCGTGCTCCAACACAGAGTTGTATCTCAGGGTTTTTTCCCTCCAAGATGCTGGGATTCCCTCAAGACCAACCTAGAATTAGCAAATGCCATGAATTACACCAACAGCACTGACTTGTAACGGAATAGTGGCTAAATTAGGCAAATGATCTGACCTGAGCCCCCAAACATGCTCCGATGAAGGACCCTCGACTGCAGGTGCACCCACCGCAGCTCATGGTGTCTCTGACAGCCGTCTCAAAGTTCTTGGCCGTTAGGACTCCGTGCAGCGCTGCCTGGAATGCACCTGGCAgacctaaaaaaataataataaatgcaaTAATTCATAATTATTTGAGCCGAAGTTCAAAGAATTAAGATTTTCTGTCACCAGAGACGCTTAAACTGTCAAAGTACCTCATGTGTTTGGGAACACTGTGGGGATAATCTCCTGGGGAGTCTTTGATAAATGCTCTTTCACCTGATGAATGTGGCCTGAAATAACAACAGGACATGACGGATAACAGCATGACCCAATCTCATGACTTTATCAGTAACAAAGCAGCAGTTGATCTCACATACCGACCACCGCTTTATCCAAATCCTGAGGCTGCTTTCTCTTCAGATCATTCAGCTGATTCAGCACTGCCTCCAGGGCTCCCGGATCAGCACCGTTCAAGATGAAATGTTCCAGAAACCTCAAGAAATGAATTGggggattttattttatgtatttatttttattgtagctctttattaaatctaaatttgaGGATAAGTGGGATAAGTTTACATCATCAAGAGTGGCACTGAAAAAAGATAGATAATAATATAAGGATCTATCCCATTTCATTAGTGCCACCAGGAgaagaaacatgttaaaaaccttgCTGCCCCCAAAGTTTCTGCAACACATTCGTCGCTGTTCTGAGTGACGCGGACGGCCTGTTCGACCTTCTCCAACATGTCAGGCTGCCCTGCATAGAAAGCCACAACAGGAGCCAGCTTGGCTACACCGTCGATCTGACAATCCGTCTCACAGCCTGCAACAGAGAAGACACgtcaagtttgtttgttttaatagcagcaaactgttttattttattaatttatttttggaatAACCTGTTTCCTCTTTTCCAGCATCCATATTCTTTATGAAACTCTTCAAACATGCCTGCCTCCATGGTCCCTCAATGGGCAGCTGAGGTCTCGGCCCTgatgaatttaaaaacaaacattctatGAGTACAAAGATTTTCTCCTTAAGGGAATACCATAATAGTAAATGCAGCATTTCACTCCAGAGGAGCTGAAAAGATCCGTACCGGTTTTGTCTCTGTACGGATCATTGATGGGTGTGTCGTACTCTGAACCCGGTCCAAAGAACTTCATTGTGCGCTGCTTTAGATGTTCAACGTTTAGACCTAGAAGACGACAGTGATCAATGAATCATGACGGGagttaaaatgacataaaatataaaatatcctCAAATTCATAATTTGTTAATTGATTAAAATTTGGTTGATCAATGCCACATGACTGGGGCGATAAAAATctcatttagttgttttgcgGAGCATCTTTGTGTTAAAAATCTACCACTTTGTTGGGTCCAAATACAGATATTAGGAGAGACTGGCTCACCTCCACATTCAGACAAGCTTTCCAGCAGCACATAAGCCTGGTCTCCGTAGCAACTCTGCTCGCCCGTCTTCCTTCGGTAAAAAGGGTTGGCAGACTCAGAACGGAACTCTGGGTTTGAATCCTGAGCCAGTATCCCCTTCAGCTTCTGCAGGTCATAGACCCAGTGCAGAGGCTGTGCTGTAAATACATCAtccagtcagtttttttttttagttcagacGAAGATCTTTACAGGTAATAATTACTTGTTTGATTGGGTTATTGGGGGAAATGTGATAGAAATGTGAACAAGCTGTTCAAGAGCAAATACTGATGTGGTAAAAGGTATGCAGGATCCTTTGAAAAATAATGACACAAGTCCAACtccgaccatcttttgatctattgtaaaaccaTTCCCAATGGtattttagttatgattatgtcgattttagccaaaacaacccaaaaaacctGGGTCGTTTCCTAgaacatcgtttctgcagagcggctggagcTCATTAAACATTTGCCTTGGAGTAGTAGACACAATAAACCCAATTTTCCTTCGAGggggtgtttaaaaaatgttatccgACTGAATTAGATGCAGAATAAACAAAATGATAACCAGTCAAAAAAATTACCTGCAGCATCTGCAACAGCTGATCCAACAATGGCTCCTATTGCCCTGTCAGCCACAGCTGAGGCCATCTGTGGAGAAAGGAAAAGTCTTACTGAAGGACTTTGTTTGGCTGCTTTCCTCAAAAGTTTATGATCAAGGCTGGAGCTGACACTCCTTAAAGACCTTCATTAGACAGGAACTTACACAACAAGGGGTCACTAAAGGTCACGAGTACTCACTGACtttctatttcatttattttgataaaataatgtgatttaaaaatagatctaAAATGGATTTTGGCAAAGATGTGtggtaaaatgtaaacaaaaacagccaACACTCTTGACAGTTTATAGCCTATATTAAATAGAGCTGCTAAAATTAAGTAGACCAAACTAATAATGAACGAACAAAGAACATTTATCTACTTACTAACTAATCTACAGTGCCTAAATGTTATTATTATCTGATCATCTTTGCTTATCCTACACTTTTATTGCTCACTGTTTGCAGTCTAAACTAACGGATTCGGCATTTTTTCAGCGTTTTTCAACATGATAGATTGAAACGCCAGTTAAACACAaatattgacaaaaatcatACATACTTTAACCACCGCTGAATGCAGGACGAACAGTTACGAAGTCCGTAGCTTCTCTGAACTTCAGTGGCGTCTTTACACAACAACCTCCATGTTATGAAAACGTCTGTCGCTTTCTCCGCCCACCAGAAGAGGGCGATAGAGGACCACGACTTTTGAACGTTcaacttttttctctccaacTTTATTGACTAACGTGTCTGTGACAAAAATTGaacagtgaaaaaaatgtgCCCCTCCTTCACAAAGCATTTTTCCCCGTTTTTTTCTGATCACTTAAGTGCTTTATTTAATTCTCTTTTCATGTTTGCTGCTCAATCACAAATATTCCGATTATATGAGGAGAAAGTcaccaacttttttatttttgtgttctttagGGTTTCTTTGAGACATCAAAGTTGTAGAAATTGTTTCAGAATGCAGTGctaacagacaggaatattttCAAATGAACACCACACAAGACAGTTGTTAAATTGCTTGTGGAAATTGATGGATTACAATAATAACAAGACAAtccaaaaaaacagatcaaaagtgAATTCAGAAAATGGAGAAGTAAGGTAGATGGAAAATAGGAACATTAAGATAGGTCAGCAAGCCTTCCAAACCTAAATCATAGGATATTTTAGCTACAGAATAAACAAATTATAACAAGAAACATGGGGCCCGCGtcggactggcgacctgtccaggatgtcccctgccttcacccacgagtggccaggataggctccagcagcaaaAGTAGACGTTTAGTTAAGGAGTTGTGTTTAACAATTTGGCTAACTGTGAGATATTATATTGATCATTCATTAGCTGATTTTGATCAGTTGTGTGCATGTGGACACAATTAACAAGCTTTAAAGTGTaactttcaacatgttttttaaacaataagcTTAAAAGATTagcactgttttgttttgttttatattttatttaaaaggcaTCTTAGCTCCTTTGAAATTGTGACAGTGGTTAGGAGGTTCTACTTAATAGAGAATTTTACGtctgagcttttttttcatgCCTCATGCCTGAACTGACAGATTTCTTGTAACTCAGGCCTGTTTCTGAAACATAAACTGGAAAGAGCTGTGCACACTGTCAACACATGAGGTGCAAATGAGACACTTTTCATTGAGAGCCTTTCAAGGCTAGTTGAATGTTAACTGGAACACGGTAAACCTGGACtcttaatagtttttttggttCTCAGCCTAACTGCTCAGCATCAAAACACACTTTATTTGTGTATCTTTTCCTGTGATCACACTGAACAACTCCTGCAAGCTCTtcaaaaaattgtttcaaaaagcCTAGTGTGTTGGAAATATGTCATTCCTTGAATTTGTTTATGCAAATATTGGAGAGACAAAAGttttacaaaacacaaattcttcACTTATTCTTGAGATtcctaaaataatttaaaatcctTCTTAAAAATCTTCAATTCTTCTTAGGTCAGGGCTAAGTGACACCTATATGCACAGAAGCCTCAGCAGGTGCTGCTTGTCCTTGAGTGACCCAGGTCCGCATTCTAGTGCTGTGGCACTGCCAACAGCAGCAAATTAGACACCGACGGCAGCCCCTCCTGATATGTACTTCACTGTCCCACATCCATTATTTTTAGCTGATATCCAAGCCACCGTCTTCACTTAATATGGGAGGAGACAGTCTTACACtacattttcagtcatttctaaGTTAAACATGTCGCTTTTGTTCTTCATTTGGTACAAAAGCTCAAGAAAAGTTTGCAAACTTGTCATCTTCCCCCTCTTTTTCTTGCTCCACAGAAAGAATGTAGAGCTGATATGACCCCAGTCCTCTGACTGCACTCAACTTTTACAGGTCTGTAACATACACTCAAGCACACACACGAACCAACCTTCGCTCAAAGCTGTCACCCAAGCAACAGCCCAGACCCTGCCTCATCTTTCCTATGTTCAGTTACACCCCACGTagacatgcacactcacacctatgtcAAGCTTAGCCCTGCCCCTCTTGCCCCTTGCACCCCTCTGCAAGTTTCCCATGAGGGGTTTTTAATAAGGTGGACCCAGGAGTCTGTCTTGCTCTCTTCTGGGTGGCGCGGATTGGAAGGGGTTCTGCAGAGATTCACagatttctcttttgtttttaactgaacagAATCGTTACCAATTCTAAAACATCCCGAAGAGGAGCCATGAAGTGGACCTG
Coding sequences:
- the selj gene encoding selenoprotein J, which codes for MASAVADRAIGAIVGSAVADAAAQPLHWVYDLQKLKGILAQDSNPEFRSESANPFYRRKTGEQSCYGDQAYVLLESLSECGGLNVEHLKQRTMKFFGPGSEYDTPINDPYRDKTGPRPQLPIEGPWRQACLKSFIKNMDAGKEETGCETDCQIDGVAKLAPVVAFYAGQPDMLEKVEQAVRVTQNSDECVAETLGAARFLEHFILNGADPGALEAVLNQLNDLKRKQPQDLDKAVVGHIHQVKEHLSKTPQEIIPTVFPNTUGLPGAFQAALHGVLTAKNFETAVRDTMSCGGCTCSRGSFIGACLGAQVGLEGIPASWREKTLRYNSVLEHAKKITKHL